In the genome of Persephonella sp. KM09-Lau-8, one region contains:
- a CDS encoding alanine--glyoxylate aminotransferase family protein codes for MLIKERLFTPGPVPLPPQVIKALGQQIIHHRTPEFTQIFNDVRQKLQKLLKTERDVIMFASSGTGAMEASVLNFFKKKDKVLVINAGKFGQRWKELGTTFELNVIDYQIEWGKTYSKEKIEEIIKENPDIKGIFVQQSETSTTTYHDVKFLGEISKKLDDCLLVVDGITSVGVYEVYPEELGIDVLVTGSQKALMLPPGLAVLYFSKKAEKRLSTSDIPKYYFDVAKEAKKQKNGQTAYTPAINLIIALNESLNLILDEGLSQLAKRHEIMAEATREAVKELGLKLLSESPSNSATGVYAPEGINADDLRKQLLKIGFRVAGGQDHLKGKIFRIAHMGYFDFNDVIQVIAGLELALVKVGYPVELGKGVKKAQEIILKNI; via the coding sequence ATGTTAATAAAGGAAAGACTATTTACACCGGGACCTGTTCCATTACCACCACAGGTTATTAAAGCACTGGGACAGCAGATAATTCACCATAGAACCCCAGAGTTTACACAAATCTTCAACGATGTTCGCCAGAAACTCCAGAAACTCCTTAAAACCGAAAGAGATGTTATTATGTTTGCCTCTTCAGGCACAGGAGCAATGGAAGCCTCAGTTCTAAACTTCTTTAAGAAAAAAGATAAAGTTCTTGTTATAAATGCCGGAAAATTTGGTCAAAGATGGAAAGAACTTGGAACTACTTTTGAGCTTAATGTTATTGATTATCAGATAGAATGGGGAAAAACATACAGCAAAGAAAAAATTGAGGAAATTATAAAAGAAAATCCAGACATAAAAGGTATTTTTGTCCAGCAATCAGAAACCTCAACAACAACATACCATGATGTTAAATTTTTAGGAGAAATATCAAAAAAACTTGATGATTGTCTTCTTGTGGTTGATGGGATAACATCTGTTGGAGTTTATGAGGTTTACCCTGAAGAATTAGGCATAGACGTCCTTGTAACAGGTTCACAAAAGGCTTTAATGCTCCCGCCGGGACTTGCTGTTTTATATTTCAGCAAAAAGGCAGAAAAAAGACTTTCAACAAGTGATATTCCTAAATACTACTTTGATGTTGCAAAGGAAGCAAAAAAACAGAAAAACGGCCAGACAGCATATACTCCAGCAATAAATCTGATTATTGCTTTAAATGAAAGCCTTAATCTTATACTTGATGAAGGACTTTCTCAGCTTGCAAAAAGACATGAAATTATGGCAGAAGCCACAAGGGAAGCCGTAAAAGAACTGGGTCTTAAGCTTCTATCAGAAAGTCCTTCAAACTCTGCAACAGGAGTTTATGCACCTGAAGGAATAAATGCAGATGATTTAAGAAAGCAACTGCTTAAAATAGGATTTAGAGTTGCAGGTGGACAAGACCATCTAAAAGGTAAAATATTTAGAATTGCCCACATGGGATACTTTGATTTTAATGATGTTATTCAGGTTATAGCAGGTCTTGAACTTGCTTTGGTAAAGGTCGGTTATCCTGTTGAATTAGGTAAAGGTGTCAAAAAGGCACAGGAAATAATTCTCAAAAATATATAA
- a CDS encoding phosphoserine phosphatase PspA, giving the protein MAVRIIYVRHAESLWNPIGKYQGRLDPELSERGHKQAQLLALTLKKYSPTALYTSPLKRTYMTAEYIAKELGLEINIDEDIIEIDHGEWSGMLVDEVKEKYPDMFRQWLYEPETIKFPHGETLLDVYNRVKRFQEKMLEKHDGETVIAVSHTVPIRASFVAGLDIPLSKFWSFGCDNASYSILDYDKVRPILYKLNNTYFLGDLFIPALDAL; this is encoded by the coding sequence GTGGCAGTAAGAATTATATATGTTAGACATGCAGAAAGTTTATGGAACCCAATTGGAAAATATCAGGGAAGATTAGACCCTGAACTATCAGAAAGGGGACACAAACAGGCACAACTTCTTGCTTTAACACTGAAAAAATACTCTCCCACTGCTTTATATACAAGTCCGCTTAAAAGAACATATATGACAGCTGAGTATATTGCAAAAGAGCTTGGACTGGAAATAAATATTGATGAGGACATTATTGAAATAGACCACGGGGAATGGTCTGGAATGCTTGTAGACGAGGTAAAAGAAAAATACCCAGATATGTTCCGCCAGTGGCTTTATGAACCTGAAACAATAAAATTTCCCCACGGGGAAACCCTTCTTGATGTTTATAACAGGGTAAAAAGATTTCAGGAAAAAATGCTGGAAAAACATGATGGAGAAACTGTTATAGCAGTTTCCCATACAGTTCCAATTAGAGCCTCATTTGTTGCAGGTCTGGATATTCCCCTTTCAAAATTCTGGAGTTTTGGGTGCGATAATGCATCTTACTCTATACTGGATTATGACAAAGTCAGACCAATACTTTATAAACTGAATAATACATACTTTTTAGGTGATTTATTTATACCTGCATTAGATGCACTATAA
- the hisZ gene encoding ATP phosphoribosyltransferase regulatory subunit gives MDIEIPAGVKVFNRAETYQLNTIINKITNTFEKWAYEEIKLPVFEYLNVHKKALDENIAGKSFKIVDRTTGDILSLRADFTAQIARYFSSLKRKELPKRYYYKGSIFRYSPPKTGDLWEILQTGIELIGSDRLEADAEVITIACNALSNIGIKDFQIDLNNIKIFTGLKNILQLSEKEYQQFMQFIKNREIFNLKKFVFQYEIPQELKEFIINIPKYQGRLELIQDLKKFVTDYPQLLEPFEELENIYNILTEYGVADKVVFDLGEPKEFSYYTGIVFEIFLKNFPKSVGQGGRYDNLISRYNGDVPATGFAFYILNIWQYAKENKLLEEKKLKDFFIIDLTPDKKTAYQLGKALREKGYIVGRDIIDRDYKKSLEFAFNNRYKKAIVIGLDTDPKTVYIYSTPEKYEKIKIQDLLEKI, from the coding sequence ATGGATATAGAAATTCCTGCCGGTGTTAAGGTTTTTAATCGGGCTGAAACCTATCAGTTAAACACCATAATAAACAAAATAACTAACACTTTTGAAAAATGGGCTTATGAAGAGATAAAACTACCGGTTTTTGAGTATCTTAATGTCCACAAAAAAGCCCTTGATGAAAATATAGCAGGTAAAAGTTTTAAAATTGTTGATAGGACAACAGGGGATATCCTTTCTTTAAGAGCAGACTTTACAGCCCAGATTGCAAGATATTTTTCCTCTCTTAAAAGAAAAGAGCTGCCCAAAAGATACTACTACAAAGGAAGTATATTCCGTTATTCTCCACCGAAAACAGGAGATTTATGGGAGATATTACAGACTGGCATTGAACTGATTGGTTCAGACAGACTTGAAGCTGATGCAGAGGTTATAACAATAGCCTGTAATGCTCTAAGTAATATTGGAATTAAAGATTTCCAGATAGACCTGAATAATATAAAAATTTTCACTGGTTTAAAAAATATTCTCCAGCTATCAGAAAAGGAATACCAGCAGTTTATGCAGTTTATAAAAAACAGGGAGATATTTAATCTGAAAAAATTTGTTTTCCAGTATGAAATTCCGCAGGAATTAAAAGAGTTTATTATAAATATCCCTAAATATCAGGGTAGATTAGAGCTTATTCAGGATTTGAAAAAATTCGTAACTGATTATCCCCAGCTTTTAGAACCATTTGAAGAACTTGAGAATATATACAACATCCTTACAGAATACGGAGTGGCAGACAAAGTTGTTTTTGACCTTGGAGAGCCAAAAGAGTTTTCTTACTACACAGGAATAGTTTTTGAGATTTTCCTGAAAAATTTTCCAAAATCAGTAGGACAGGGGGGCAGATACGATAATCTAATCTCAAGATATAACGGAGACGTTCCTGCAACAGGATTTGCTTTTTATATTCTGAATATCTGGCAGTATGCAAAAGAAAACAAACTGCTGGAAGAAAAAAAGCTCAAAGACTTTTTTATAATAGACCTTACCCCAGATAAAAAAACTGCATACCAGCTTGGAAAAGCATTAAGAGAAAAAGGATATATAGTAGGAAGGGATATAATTGATAGAGACTACAAGAAATCTTTGGAATTTGCCTTTAACAACAGATATAAAAAAGCAATAGTTATTGGACTGGACACAGACCCAAAAACTGTATATATTTATTCAACCCCAGAAAAATACGAAAAAATAAAAATACAGGATTTACTGGAAAAAATATAG
- a CDS encoding peptidylprolyl isomerase, which yields MKATNNKVVTFHYTLKDKETGEVLDSSQEYGQPLTVLFGAQNIIPGLENRMEGMEAGEKRTIEVPAAEAYGEKNPELIQKVPREYFQGIELEKGMPLQAQTPDGQIINMIVVDFDDNEVTVDMNHPLAGKDLVFEVEVVNVRDASLEEIQHGHAHGEGGVHH from the coding sequence ATGAAGGCTACAAACAACAAAGTGGTAACATTCCACTACACACTCAAGGACAAAGAAACAGGAGAAGTTCTTGACAGCAGTCAGGAGTATGGGCAACCTTTAACAGTTTTATTCGGTGCTCAAAACATCATTCCTGGACTGGAAAACAGAATGGAAGGTATGGAAGCAGGGGAAAAAAGAACTATTGAAGTTCCTGCTGCAGAAGCTTACGGAGAGAAAAATCCAGAATTAATTCAGAAAGTTCCAAGGGAATACTTCCAGGGAATTGAACTGGAAAAAGGAATGCCTCTTCAGGCGCAAACTCCAGACGGACAAATCATAAATATGATTGTTGTTGATTTTGATGATAATGAAGTTACTGTTGATATGAACCACCCGTTAGCCGGAAAAGACCTTGTTTTTGAAGTAGAAGTTGTAAACGTTAGAGATGCTTCCCTTGAAGAAATCCAACACGGACACGCACACGGCGAAGGCGGAGTTCATCATTAA
- a CDS encoding glycerophosphodiester phosphodiesterase produces the protein MLILKKLSVKPFAIIGHRGAKGVKPENTIVAIEYGVKSGADIVEIDIRKTKDGQLILLHDKDFKRLTGRAIPPSQVDFEFIRENITIDGEPVATLDEALQTVNGKAGLFIEIKEPETTQDVVNKVFEHFAQEWVAFISFYEEALAQVKQIDNSLVTGLIYMKPPGKILEAKDINCEFVLPYYKLATEKAIRFAHRLKLKVVSWIINDKDTARIFAERGSDGIATDYPDLMVKWREEIKRGL, from the coding sequence ATGCTTATTCTAAAAAAGCTTTCTGTTAAGCCTTTTGCAATTATAGGACACAGAGGTGCCAAAGGGGTAAAACCTGAGAATACAATTGTTGCCATTGAATATGGGGTAAAATCCGGAGCTGATATTGTTGAGATAGATATTAGAAAAACAAAAGATGGACAGCTTATTTTATTACATGACAAAGATTTTAAAAGGCTAACAGGTAGAGCTATTCCACCTTCACAGGTAGATTTTGAGTTTATAAGGGAAAATATAACCATTGATGGTGAGCCTGTAGCTACCCTTGATGAAGCGCTGCAAACAGTTAACGGTAAAGCAGGTTTATTCATAGAAATCAAAGAGCCTGAAACAACTCAGGATGTTGTAAATAAAGTTTTTGAACACTTTGCACAGGAATGGGTGGCTTTTATCTCTTTTTATGAAGAAGCTCTTGCGCAGGTAAAACAAATAGATAATTCCCTTGTAACAGGATTAATCTATATGAAACCCCCGGGAAAAATACTTGAGGCTAAAGATATAAATTGTGAGTTTGTTTTGCCTTACTATAAACTTGCCACAGAAAAGGCAATAAGATTTGCCCACAGGCTAAAATTAAAGGTTGTGTCCTGGATCATAAATGACAAAGATACTGCCAGAATTTTTGCAGAAAGAGGTAGTGATGGGATAGCAACCGACTATCCTGACCTTATGGTTAAGTGGAGAGAAGAGATAAAAAGGGGCTTATAA
- a CDS encoding copper-translocating P-type ATPase, giving the protein MNLLVVIGTSAAYFYSVFVIFFPFLFPENMRSTYFGGAAAIITFVLLGRYLESRSRNKATGFLRKLLKLKPQKALIIVDGKEVEVPADSIVVGDIVVVKAGERIPVDGVVIEGSGEIDQSILTGESLPVLKKAGDTVLGGSLLVDGYILIKATKTGKDAFISQLAKLVSQAQEKKPPVGRLADKVVAVFVPAILIISILTFDVWYLLDKPDIAFLSSVSVLIIACPCALGIATPIAIVVAVSKGAKEKILIKNPEIIEGIKDITVAVFDKTGTITEGKLSVIEEKIFDKQLLKYAYPALKNSNHPVAKAVLKKIPEYEAKPENFKSMAGKGIIAIVEGKRVVAGNKTLLEEHGFVIEENSEKTELLIAVDDKLVAAFYLSDNLKPEAKVVLNKLKERGIKTVLLTGDKKEVAEKICAEAGFDECFAQLKPEDKYRIVKELQQKGEKVMFIGDGINDAPAMASSNVGIAVVQATDITKETGDILLLKNELNLVLKAINLSSFSMNVIKQNLFWAFIYNIIGIPVAAGILYPAAGILLKPVIAGVAMSFSSVSVVLNALRINNARLGD; this is encoded by the coding sequence ATGAACCTGCTTGTCGTTATAGGGACTTCTGCTGCTTATTTTTATTCAGTTTTTGTTATATTTTTTCCTTTCCTTTTTCCTGAGAATATGAGGTCTACCTATTTTGGTGGTGCAGCTGCTATTATCACATTTGTCTTACTTGGCCGATATCTGGAAAGCCGTTCCAGAAATAAGGCAACAGGATTTTTGAGAAAACTACTCAAGCTAAAACCCCAGAAAGCATTAATAATCGTGGATGGGAAAGAGGTAGAGGTGCCTGCAGATAGTATAGTAGTTGGTGATATTGTTGTGGTCAAGGCAGGTGAAAGAATTCCTGTTGATGGCGTAGTTATTGAGGGCTCCGGAGAGATTGACCAGTCAATTCTTACAGGAGAAAGCCTGCCTGTTTTGAAAAAGGCAGGTGATACTGTCTTAGGCGGAAGCCTTCTTGTTGATGGTTATATCTTAATCAAAGCCACAAAAACAGGAAAAGATGCATTTATATCCCAACTGGCAAAACTGGTATCACAGGCACAAGAAAAAAAACCACCTGTTGGAAGACTTGCTGACAAAGTTGTTGCAGTTTTTGTCCCTGCTATTCTTATTATTTCTATTCTGACTTTTGATGTATGGTATTTGCTGGATAAACCTGATATAGCATTTTTGTCCTCTGTTTCCGTTTTAATAATTGCCTGTCCATGTGCCCTTGGAATTGCCACGCCGATTGCAATTGTTGTTGCAGTTAGTAAAGGAGCAAAAGAAAAAATACTGATTAAAAATCCAGAAATTATTGAAGGGATTAAGGATATTACCGTTGCTGTTTTTGACAAAACCGGAACAATAACAGAAGGAAAGCTCTCTGTTATAGAAGAAAAAATATTTGATAAACAGCTTTTAAAATATGCTTATCCTGCTTTGAAAAACTCTAACCATCCTGTTGCAAAAGCTGTTTTGAAAAAAATCCCTGAATATGAAGCAAAACCTGAAAATTTTAAATCAATGGCTGGAAAAGGAATTATTGCTATAGTTGAAGGAAAAAGAGTTGTAGCAGGAAATAAAACTTTATTAGAGGAACACGGATTTGTTATTGAAGAAAACTCTGAAAAAACAGAGCTTTTAATTGCTGTTGACGATAAACTTGTTGCTGCTTTTTATCTTAGTGATAACCTCAAACCGGAGGCAAAGGTTGTTTTGAATAAATTAAAAGAAAGAGGGATAAAAACGGTTTTACTGACAGGAGATAAAAAAGAAGTAGCAGAGAAAATATGTGCCGAGGCTGGTTTTGATGAATGCTTTGCCCAGCTAAAACCTGAGGATAAATACAGGATTGTGAAGGAACTGCAACAAAAAGGTGAAAAGGTGATGTTTATCGGGGACGGAATAAATGATGCTCCTGCCATGGCATCTTCAAACGTTGGAATAGCAGTTGTCCAGGCTACTGATATAACAAAAGAAACAGGGGATATTCTGCTTTTAAAGAATGAGCTAAATTTAGTTTTAAAAGCTATAAATCTTTCTTCATTTAGTATGAATGTTATAAAACAAAATCTGTTCTGGGCATTTATTTATAACATTATTGGAATACCTGTTGCAGCAGGGATTTTATATCCTGCTGCAGGAATACTTCTTAAGCCTGTTATTGCAGGAGTTGCAATGTCTTTTAGTTCTGTAAGTGTTGTTCTAAATGCCCTTAGAATAAATAATGCCAGATTAGGAGATTGA
- a CDS encoding heavy metal-associated domain-containing protein — MDKFAVLSVSALMIGGISWFFFGGKDDKNKKKENTGKTETVELNISGMHCAGCVAGIEATLKATDGVISASVNLATSKGVFEYDPAKITKEQIIAKIKELGYDASEDLENFEKKS, encoded by the coding sequence TTGGATAAATTCGCTGTTCTATCGGTATCTGCGTTAATGATAGGTGGTATAAGCTGGTTTTTCTTCGGTGGAAAAGATGATAAGAATAAAAAGAAAGAAAATACAGGAAAAACGGAAACAGTAGAACTTAACATATCAGGAATGCATTGTGCCGGTTGTGTTGCCGGCATAGAGGCAACTTTAAAAGCCACCGATGGAGTAATTTCTGCCTCAGTAAATCTTGCCACCTCAAAGGGTGTTTTTGAATACGACCCTGCAAAAATAACCAAAGAACAGATAATAGCCAAGATAAAAGAGCTCGGTTATGATGCCTCAGAAGATTTAGAAAATTTTGAAAAAAAAAGTTAG
- the alr gene encoding alanine racemase — MSKDRVEYNLKTIHNYVKKDIFAVVKADAYGHGAKNISRILQQYPFIKYLCVATAEEGKELRQAGIKKDILVLGGILPDEIKCFKDYDLVPVISDFDQLKIVQKHNLSRIHIKFDTGMHRLGFLPEEISKVLNNLNSLSVEGILSHFPSADIDPELTQKQIIQFQKIVETVKKVGIDPQYIHLQNSAGLMYKCDYCNAVRIGISIYGEKPAPDFPIPVKTVMSVKSKVIAIKNLKKGETVSYAGTFTAPKDMKIAIVSFGYADGLPRDLSNKGYFLINHQKANIVGNVTMDMTIVDVSHIPDIKIGDTVTVVGKDNGNEIYFEDIARLCGTIPYEIMCRISKRVKRVVI; from the coding sequence ATCAGCAAAGACCGAGTTGAATATAATCTAAAAACAATACATAACTATGTGAAAAAAGATATATTTGCTGTAGTAAAGGCAGATGCCTATGGGCATGGTGCAAAAAATATATCCAGAATTCTCCAGCAGTATCCATTCATAAAATATCTATGCGTTGCAACAGCAGAGGAAGGAAAAGAGCTAAGGCAGGCAGGCATAAAAAAAGATATTCTTGTTTTAGGTGGGATTCTTCCTGATGAAATCAAATGCTTTAAAGATTATGACCTTGTCCCTGTAATCTCCGATTTTGACCAGCTTAAAATAGTCCAGAAACATAACCTATCCCGTATCCATATAAAATTTGATACAGGAATGCATAGACTTGGGTTCTTACCGGAAGAAATAAGTAAAGTATTAAATAACCTGAACAGTTTAAGTGTAGAAGGAATTTTATCCCATTTTCCCTCTGCAGATATTGACCCTGAACTTACACAAAAACAAATAATTCAGTTTCAAAAAATAGTTGAAACGGTAAAAAAAGTCGGAATAGACCCCCAATATATACATCTGCAAAACAGTGCAGGACTTATGTATAAGTGTGATTATTGCAATGCCGTAAGGATAGGCATTTCCATATATGGAGAGAAACCTGCCCCTGATTTTCCAATTCCTGTTAAAACAGTTATGTCTGTCAAATCTAAGGTAATTGCTATTAAAAATCTGAAAAAAGGTGAAACAGTGTCCTATGCAGGCACTTTCACAGCTCCAAAAGACATGAAAATAGCAATTGTTTCCTTTGGATATGCAGATGGTCTGCCACGGGATTTATCCAATAAAGGATACTTCCTGATTAATCATCAAAAAGCAAATATAGTAGGTAATGTAACGATGGATATGACTATAGTTGATGTCTCCCATATACCAGATATAAAAATCGGAGACACAGTAACAGTTGTTGGCAAAGACAACGGAAATGAAATATATTTTGAGGATATAGCAAGGTTGTGCGGCACAATACCTTATGAGATAATGTGCAGAATATCAAAAAGGGTTAAAAGGGTTGTTATCTAA
- a CDS encoding sigma-54 dependent transcriptional regulator: protein MEHQNFSILVVDDEENITSLLKDILEDEGFNVDVAYSLHSAKEKLRERDYDIVFLDVWLPDGEGTDLIHFIKEINPITKIIMISGHANIPIAVKALKEGAFDFLEKPISTDTILAVLEKAIKEIKKDLEYTFLKQELTKDIEIIGNSPPIQKLKKQIEKVARTNAWVMIFGENGTGKELVARSIHFLSDRANKPFVDINCAALPDDLIEAELFGYEKGAFTGAMTRKPGKLEIADGGTLFLDEVTDMSLAAQAKLLRVLEEKEFTRLGSNQKIKVDIRVISATNKDLEKEIEEGRFRQDLAFRLAVVPIYVPPLRERGEDIILLAEHFLKKSCIENKIPTVKLSEEVKKALLKYDWPGNVRELKNLMERLCIFASGEEITLEDLPPYIFKGKSPVGKKKIEIKPLKKVREEVEKEVIKLALEKYNRNLKEVAKALEIDLSSLYRKLKQYNLEE from the coding sequence ATGGAACATCAAAACTTTTCCATACTTGTTGTTGATGATGAGGAAAACATAACAAGTCTGTTAAAAGACATACTGGAAGACGAAGGGTTTAATGTTGATGTTGCATATTCCCTTCATTCTGCAAAGGAAAAACTAAGAGAAAGAGATTACGATATTGTTTTTCTTGATGTCTGGCTTCCTGACGGTGAAGGAACAGACCTTATACATTTCATAAAAGAAATAAATCCTATAACCAAAATTATTATGATTTCTGGCCATGCAAATATCCCAATTGCCGTAAAAGCCCTGAAAGAAGGAGCTTTTGATTTTCTTGAAAAGCCCATTTCAACAGACACAATCCTTGCAGTTTTAGAAAAAGCCATAAAAGAAATCAAAAAGGATTTAGAATACACATTCTTAAAACAGGAATTAACCAAAGATATAGAAATCATAGGAAACAGCCCACCTATCCAGAAATTAAAAAAACAGATTGAAAAAGTGGCACGAACAAATGCATGGGTGATGATTTTTGGCGAAAACGGAACAGGTAAAGAGCTTGTAGCCCGTTCCATTCATTTTCTAAGTGACAGGGCAAACAAACCATTTGTTGATATTAACTGTGCTGCCCTACCAGATGACCTGATAGAAGCAGAGCTTTTTGGATATGAAAAAGGAGCATTTACCGGGGCAATGACAAGGAAACCAGGAAAACTGGAAATAGCAGACGGGGGAACACTATTTTTAGATGAAGTCACAGATATGAGCCTTGCAGCACAGGCAAAGTTATTAAGAGTTCTGGAAGAAAAGGAATTTACAAGACTTGGTAGTAATCAGAAAATAAAAGTGGATATTCGGGTTATCTCAGCCACAAATAAAGACCTTGAAAAAGAGATTGAAGAAGGACGGTTTCGTCAGGATTTAGCATTCAGACTGGCTGTTGTTCCAATTTACGTTCCACCTTTAAGGGAAAGGGGAGAAGATATAATCCTCCTTGCAGAGCATTTCCTTAAAAAATCATGTATAGAAAATAAAATTCCCACTGTAAAACTCTCAGAAGAAGTCAAAAAAGCTCTCCTCAAATATGACTGGCCGGGGAATGTCAGAGAGCTTAAAAATCTGATGGAAAGATTATGTATTTTTGCCTCAGGAGAAGAAATTACCCTTGAGGACTTACCACCGTATATTTTCAAAGGAAAATCCCCTGTTGGAAAGAAAAAAATAGAAATAAAACCCCTCAAAAAAGTAAGAGAAGAGGTAGAAAAAGAGGTCATAAAACTTGCCCTTGAGAAATACAACCGTAATCTTAAAGAAGTGGCAAAAGCCCTTGAGATAGACCTTTCCTCACTTTATAGAAAACTAAAACAGTATAATCTGGAGGAGTGA
- a CDS encoding 4-oxalocrotonate tautomerase family protein, producing MPYVNVKVAGELTREQKQKIVEGITKVLEEVANKPPSATYVVIEEVDRDNWGKGGKLLSNK from the coding sequence ATGCCTTATGTAAATGTAAAAGTAGCCGGAGAGCTAACAAGGGAGCAAAAACAAAAAATTGTTGAAGGTATTACAAAAGTTTTGGAAGAAGTTGCAAACAAACCTCCATCTGCAACCTACGTGGTTATTGAAGAAGTTGATAGAGATAACTGGGGAAAAGGTGGGAAATTGTTATCAAACAAATAA
- a CDS encoding TIGR04219 family outer membrane beta-barrel protein translates to MKKLFFAALSSIFAATSAIAVPGVDGEISAGYIKQSIDGSGSYKGSDIDVDELGLDDENSFFLKAKIEHPIPILPNIKFMYEKMRFEGTGTVKDNYTFGNITITINDRVYSKLRLDHYDAVLFYNLPFINLTQVLDAELGLNIRVVDFYAKVKDLTTGDEDSKSLTIPIPMLHGSVEFKPVGYFSILVEGNAIAYDGHHFYDITGELRIKPVQTIMAKPFIGVGYKYEKIKIDDIDDVSADIKIKQPFVEAGILF, encoded by the coding sequence ATGAAAAAACTGTTTTTTGCCGCATTATCATCTATTTTTGCAGCCACTTCAGCTATAGCTGTCCCAGGGGTAGATGGAGAAATTTCTGCCGGTTATATCAAACAAAGTATTGACGGTTCAGGAAGCTATAAAGGAAGTGATATTGATGTGGATGAGTTGGGACTTGATGATGAAAATTCTTTCTTCCTGAAGGCAAAAATAGAACATCCTATTCCTATCCTTCCAAATATCAAATTTATGTATGAAAAAATGAGATTTGAAGGAACCGGAACTGTTAAGGATAACTATACATTCGGTAATATCACAATTACAATAAATGACAGGGTTTACTCTAAACTTCGCTTAGACCACTATGATGCAGTTCTTTTCTACAATCTTCCATTTATAAATCTTACTCAGGTTTTAGATGCCGAACTTGGGCTTAATATTAGAGTTGTTGATTTTTATGCAAAAGTTAAAGACTTAACTACCGGAGATGAAGATTCAAAATCCCTTACAATTCCTATCCCAATGCTCCATGGTTCTGTTGAATTCAAACCTGTTGGTTATTTCTCTATCCTCGTGGAAGGAAATGCTATAGCCTATGATGGACATCATTTCTACGATATAACAGGTGAACTTAGAATAAAACCTGTTCAAACAATAATGGCAAAGCCATTTATAGGTGTTGGATATAAATACGAAAAAATCAAAATAGATGATATTGATGATGTTTCTGCTGATATCAAGATAAAACAGCCTTTTGTAGAGGCAGGAATTTTATTCTAA